GAGCAGCTCGGCGTGGCCGACTGGCCCACCGGGGAACAGTGGGACGCGTTGCGCGTTGCCGACTCGTTGCCGGTCGAGAAGGTCGAAACACGCGCTCGGGTCGGGGCTGCGGTGGTGGAGCTGCACCTGCCCCAGCCGGGGGCGGTGCTGATCGAGGTCGCCGGGAGCTGAGCGTGACCTCCCCCTCCGAGGCGTCCGCAGGCGACGTGTCGCACCGACCGCGGGCGTGGGCCGGGCGCGGTCAGGTGAGCGTCGACTGGGACCGGGTGCCCGGCGCCGCCGGCTACCTGGTGCACCGATCCGAAGGCGACGGCCCGTACCAGGTGGTCGATCATCGCGGCGGTGACCTGTTGGCGGTGCCCGGCCCGCCGTACGCGGACACCACCGTCGAGCCCGGGCGGACCGTGCGGTACGCGGTCCGCCCGGTGTTCGACGCGGACCGGCCCGGCGAGGCCCCCCTCGGGCCGCCGTCCGAGCCGGTCGCCGCCCTGGCCGACGGCGACGGCCTGGTAGAGGTGACCGTCGACGCCGGTTGCCCGCTCGGGCCGGTGCACCGCCCGTGGCGAGACATGATCGGTTCCGAACATTTGAGTCTGCTGCTCAGCGCCGACCGGGTCGGTGGCGAGGAGATGGGCGCGGGGCTCGCCACCGCGCTCGGGCGAGTGCACCGCGAGCTGGGGGTCGAGCGGGTCCGGGCGCACGGCATCCTCGGCGACGACCTCGGCGTCTACCGCGAGGTCGACGGCCGCCCGGTGCACGACTTCACCGGCATCGACGCGGTGCTGGACGCGCTGGCACCGACCGGGCTGCGGCCGGTGCTGGAGCTGTCGTTCACGCCCCGGGCGCTGGCCCGTGACGCGTCACGGGTGGTCACCGCCGCGGGCGTCTCCAGCCCACCGCGAAACTGGGACCGATGGGCAGCGCTGGTCGGTGACCTGGTCCGGCACCTGCGCGCCCGCGTCGGCGACGGCGAGCTGCGCCGCTGGGCGGTCGAGGTGTGGAACGAACCCGACCTGGAGTGCTTCTGGACCGGCAGCCGGGAGGACTACCTGCGGATGTACGACGTCACCGCCCGCGCCGTGCGGGAAGCCTGTCCCGGCCTGCCGATCGGCGGGCCAGCGACCGCCGCCACGAAGTGGGTCGAGCCGTTCCTCGATCACATCGACGCCTCCGGCGCCCCGCTGGACTTCCTCTCCACCCACGTCTACGGCAGCCCGCCGCTGGACCTGCGCCCGGCGCTGGCCCGGCACGGCCGGGCCGGCACGCCACTGCGCTGGACCGAGTGGGGCCCCTCCCCCACCCACTTCGCACCGGTCAACGATTCGGTCCTCTCGGCGGCCTTCGTGGCAACCGGGATGCAGGAGGCGGCCGGCCGGTTGGCGTCGCTCGCCTGCTGGGTGGCCAGCGACCACTTCGAGGAGTTGGGCCGACCGCCCCGGCTGTTGCACGGCGGGTTCGGGCTGCTCTCGGTGGGTGGCCTGGCCAAGCCTAGGTTCTGGGCACTGTGGATGCTGGAGCGCCTCGCTCCGGTGCAGCTCGCCGCCCAGCTCACCGGTGACGGCGCGGGCGCGCTGGTACGGGCTTGGCCGTCGCTCGACCCGGAGACCGGCCGGATCGCCGTCGTGCTCTGGAACGGCACGCTCGACCAGGGCGTGCTCGACCGGCCCGACCAGCGCGACCGGCTGGAGCGGTCGGTGCGGCTGCGCATCGACGGGCTGCCGCACGGCGCGTACGAGGTGCGGCACCGGCGGCTCGACGAGCGGACGTCCAACCTGTCCGCCACGGCACGGCGGATCGACATCGACGAGTGGCCGACCGACGAGCAGTGGGCCGGGCTGCGGATCGCCGATCGTCTCGCCGACGCGACTCCACCGGTGATCCGCACGCCGGATCGCGGCACTCTCGGGCTGCCGGTGACCCTGCCCATGCCGTCGATGTCCCTGCTGGAGCTGACCCCGCGATGACCGCGACCGGGCCGTGGTGGCGCGAGGCCATCACCTACGAGGTCTACCTGCGCTCCTTCGCCGACGCCGACGGCGACGGCCTCGGCGACCTGACCGGCGCGCGGTCCCGGCTGCCCTACCTGGCCGGCCTCGGCGTCGACGCGGTCTGGCTGACCCCGTTCTATCCGAGCCCGGACCATGACGGCGGCTACGACGTGTCCGACCACCGAGCGGTCGACCCCCGCATGGGTACGCTCGCCGAGCTGGACGGGCTGATCGCCGACGCCCACCGGCTCGGCCTGCG
The nucleotide sequence above comes from Micromonospora luteifusca. Encoded proteins:
- a CDS encoding GH39 family glycosyl hydrolase, whose translation is MTSPSEASAGDVSHRPRAWAGRGQVSVDWDRVPGAAGYLVHRSEGDGPYQVVDHRGGDLLAVPGPPYADTTVEPGRTVRYAVRPVFDADRPGEAPLGPPSEPVAALADGDGLVEVTVDAGCPLGPVHRPWRDMIGSEHLSLLLSADRVGGEEMGAGLATALGRVHRELGVERVRAHGILGDDLGVYREVDGRPVHDFTGIDAVLDALAPTGLRPVLELSFTPRALARDASRVVTAAGVSSPPRNWDRWAALVGDLVRHLRARVGDGELRRWAVEVWNEPDLECFWTGSREDYLRMYDVTARAVREACPGLPIGGPATAATKWVEPFLDHIDASGAPLDFLSTHVYGSPPLDLRPALARHGRAGTPLRWTEWGPSPTHFAPVNDSVLSAAFVATGMQEAAGRLASLACWVASDHFEELGRPPRLLHGGFGLLSVGGLAKPRFWALWMLERLAPVQLAAQLTGDGAGALVRAWPSLDPETGRIAVVLWNGTLDQGVLDRPDQRDRLERSVRLRIDGLPHGAYEVRHRRLDERTSNLSATARRIDIDEWPTDEQWAGLRIADRLADATPPVIRTPDRGTLGLPVTLPMPSMSLLELTPR